The following are from one region of the Biomphalaria glabrata chromosome 4, xgBioGlab47.1, whole genome shotgun sequence genome:
- the LOC106064803 gene encoding phosphate carrier protein, mitochondrial-like, giving the protein MSNSVVTASRNNLFGNPFFTTAKCESNISPTRSIAAAAGDSDYSCEFGSGKYYAYCGLGGLLSCGITHTAVVPLDMVKCRIQVNPGKYGGIVKGFKVTIAEEGTRALAKGWAPTFFGYSMQGVCKFGFYEAFKILYTGMLGEENAYLWRTSLYLAASASAEFFADIALCPMEAVKVRIQTQPGWSTTLREGLPRILKDEGTLGLYKGLVPLWARQIPYTMMKFACFERTVEALYKFVVPKPRSECSKSEQLVVTFAAGYIAGVFCAIVSHPADTIVSKLNQNKGSNFVDVAKSLGLLGMWKGLFPRIIMIGTLTALQWFIYDSVKVAFRLPRPPPPEMPESLKRKLGVN; this is encoded by the exons ATGTCGAACTCAGTTGTAACCGCTAGCCGAAACAATCTTTTTGGCAACCCTTTCTTCACTACTGCCAAATGTGAAAGTAACATTAGCCCCACAAGATCAATTGCTGCTGCTGCAGGAGATTCAG ACTACAGTTGTGAATTTGGCTCAGGGAAATATTATGCTTACTGTGGACTTGGTGGTCTTCTCAGCTGTGGTATCACACATACAGCTGTGGTCCCACTTGACATGGTGAAATGTAGAATTCAAGTCAATCCTGGCAAGTATGGAGGCATTGTGAAAGGGTTCAAGGTCACCATTGCAGAAGAAGGAACTAGAGCTCTTGCCAAAGGATGGGCCCCAACATTTTTTGGTTATTCCATGCAAGGAGTTTGCAAGTTTGGATTTTATGAAgctttcaaaatattgtacacTGGCATGCTAGGAGAG GAAAATGCTTATTTGTGGCGTACCAGTTTATATTTAGCAGCAAGTGCATCAGCTGAGTTTTTTGCTGACATTGCTCTCTGTCCCATGGAAGCAGTGAAAGTTCGTATTCAGACACAGCCTGGCTGGAGCACAACTTTAAGAGAAGGTTTACCTAGGATATTGAAGGATGAAGGAACTCTTGg CCTTTACAAAGGATTGGTTCCACTGTGGGCCCGTCAGATCCCATACACCATGATGAAGTTTGCTTGTTTTGAGCGCACTGTTGAAGCACTGTACAAGTTTGTGGTGCCCAAACCACGTTCTGAGTGCAGCAAGTCTGAGCAGTTGGTTGTCACATTTGCAGCTGGTTACATTG CTGGTGTCTTCTGTGCCATTGTCTCTCACCCCGCTGATACTATTGTGTCCAAACTGAACCAGAACAAGGGAAGCAACTTTGTGGATGTAGCCAAATCTCTAGGTCTCCTTG GCATGTGGAAGGGACTGTTCCCCAGGATCATCATGATTGGTACGCTCACAGCCTTGCAGTGGTTCATCTACGACTCTGTGAAAGTGGCTTTCCGCCTTCCTCGTCCACCACCCCCAGAGATGCCAGAGTCACTGAAACGTAAACTTGGTGTAAATTAA